The DNA region gtattagttaaatccgtgctcatacccgcccaaacccgaacccaaagatacctgaaacataaaattacaataaaccctcatatatatatatatataaatatatatatatataaaaactttgttcttagtgtttgatgattaattgtacttttgtatgtttgagaaagtaaactctaaactattgttgtctcactttagtgatgatggtgatgatgaatagtattttttttttctttctatgaatttcactttttttttatatgaaagtaagTTCTGGATTGAGTTGTTACGTAActaatgggtttgggtttgggtttcgggtAAATCTGAAACCCAATGAATTTGGGCATGGATTTCATTTGATCGCCCATAAGGTTTATGTTTGGGTTTATCTGAAACACCATCCAGTTCAATGTATGAACAAAGCTGCAGCAGGCATTAATATCAAAAATAACAATACCAACGTGATCTTAACGATTGAGCGGAACTAAATACGGGTCTCCCAAAATCAGTCACACACTCACACACACATGAAGAACATCTGGATCGCATAATCATTAATTAGATTTAAACGCTCCTATTTTGCAAGCAAAGAACAAATACCACAGAAAGAGCACCATCAAACACAAATACTACATGACCTAACCTTCAATTTCATTAGGAACAAACTCATACAATTAAAACTTCCACCACCCTTTTCTGGATTGTCAACTACCCTACAAAGCTTAACAACCCCAAAAACATACAAAAGGTCCACACACTTAAAGGTGAGTTCACAATTAGATTAAGAAGATTACAgcctaatatataatataatatatctaGAGTACCCTACTTAACTTAATTAGCAAATCAACCAAAAGCCTAATTAAGCATCAACCCTAGGGATAACCCTGCACACCAATGGTGTCTTCATCTCCATAGAGAGTTTCAAGTACTCAGTCAAATCAACAGGGGAATCATCACATGGAacccatttgaagctctgaagcaACTGAGCAAGCCAGAGATGAATAGAAGCCAAACCCATGGCCTTCCCAGGACACACTCTTCTCCCAGCACCAAAGGGAGCAAGCCTCAAATCCGACCCCATGATGCTCACATCCTCCTCCATGAATCTCTCTGGCTTGAACTCCTCTGGCTCCGCCCACACCTTCTCATCATGTGTGATGGCCCACATGTTAACCATGGCGGTGGTGCCGGCGGGAACAAGCTTATCACCGACGTGGACATCGTGCACCGCTAGGCGAGCCCATGATAGCAGTGGCCCTGGTGGGTGCACCCTCAGTGCCTCCTTCACAATGCACTGCAAATAGCGAAGGTTAGGAATGTCATCATCAGAAACAAGCCTTGAATTCCCAACAACAGCTTCAATCTCTTCTTGTGCCTTTGCTTGTATCTCAGGGTGAAGAACCATTCTAGCCAAAATCCATTCCAGTGTAATAGCAACAGTGTCAGTTCCTCTGAAAATCATTTCCTACACAAACAAACACACCATCACAACATTGAATACAAATAgaactaacaattaacattcaaataaataaaagaacacAATCAATACCCAGAGAACTGCAACCATATCAGAATCACTGAGCTTGTCCTTATTCTCCAAATCAAGCAACACATCAACAAAATCACCAACTCCACTTCCCTTCTCATATTCACCAGACACTCTTTTCACTCTATGCTCTTCAATGATTTTCCCAACAAACGCATTCACCttcgaaaccaaaaccctgcaCCTTCTCCTCACTCCCTGCAAGTCCAACCACACGAGAACAGGAAAATGGTCACTCCAGTTAAACACCCCCAACAACTCATACCCTTCACTCACCATTTCCTCAAGCTCAACACCTTCACCATCGAAAAATTCATACCGCTTCCCAAACACCGTCATCATCACATTGTTCAACGACCCGAAGTGGAGCACGTTTTTCACCTCAACTCGACCAGTTTCCGCCATCAAACCAGCTAACCGCTCCACCATCTTCAACCCCACCTCACTCCTGAAGCTTCCAAAGCTTGACAACCTCCTGGGGCAGAACAAGTGAGTAGCGGAGATTCTCCGGAGATTCCTCCAGTACTCGCCGTAAGGAGCAAACCCCATTGCTCTGTGAAACAGAAGCTCATAAGCAGACTCCTTCACCGGCCTATCAGCAAAACCGGTACTTCCCAGAATCTCCTTAGCGGTTTCCGGTTCGCTGGAAATAACGAACCGGGTTAGACCAACAGAGAACGCCATCAGCGACTCCGCACGGTAGCTCCTGGCGAGCTTAGCCAGGACTCGGTGCGGAGTTGGGCCAGAGAAAAGGCTGAGAAGCCCGGATGGGCCTGGGATGAGTGTTCGGGCTGAGGACTTGCTGAGGGCCCAAGCCAGCCCACCAGGAGCAAGCCAGTAGAGGAAGGCGAGGATGGTGATGAATAGGCATAGTGCAGTTTGGAAGCTCAGAAATGGTGGCTGAAGAAGATAATGGAAGTGAAGAAGGTGAAACTCTTGtgacattttttttgtttcttcctctgtgttttttttctctcttgaacGTTGATGGTGtttgagaagagaaaaatagaaggaGTGTCACACAGGAAGACGAAGAGAGTTGGAAGGTTAGTTACTGGTTATATAGAAGGTGGGTGGTGGTGTGGttaaaaaattggttaaccatGGTTAAAAAGAATacgagaaaaaaataaataaaggaaaTGGAAAAGTTTTATTGATGGCAGCGAGGGAGAATCAATTTGGGACTTGGAAACGGAGCCAAACACGTACGTTGGCAGCTGTGTACATATGATTACCTTTTTCGATCCTCTACCCCTTTcgatttttgttctttttttttctctattttgagTATTTTCTCTATGTGGTCTTTCATTTTCGTTTCGGTTAccacataaataaataatagtGCGTTTCAATTGGTTGTGGTTAATGTTTCAGTAATAACTATATtgcataaaattattaaaaataaatacatttAATTATCTCATAATTGCAAAAATGACACAGTTACATAAACCTTCAAAATCATGAAGTTGTGATCGATTTTTCGGAAAGGGAAAAAAACAGTTCTTTTGAGTGTTTTTTAGTTGACCAAAGTTGGTAGTAACAATTTGATTTACTTTGCAGTTTGCAGATTGGCTCTCTAAGCAGGGGTGTAGCCTTCCTTCTCGGATTCAGTATATTATTCAGCAGTTGGAGAGCCCTGGATTTGGCATCCCAGGgcttagaaatgtcaccccagatttttttaaaaatgccaGAACTACCCTTTCGGACACAGGGTATCCGTAACACTTCGGAATCCAAAGTTTCGAATAATACCTTGTTGAATCTGACACTTAAATGACAGACATAATTCGGAACGTTACTATCCGAAGTACTTCGGATTCTTTGAGTCCAAAAACCTGTCGCACACTGCCACATTTTGAGCAACAttactcctccaccaccaactccaTCACCATTACTCAtccaccaccaaccccatcACCACCCCCCCATTACAATCAGATTCAAaaaactccaccaccaccactcttcctcttcttcctccacgtTTGTTTTCCTCCCCctcaccaccatctccttccaagttccacttgctccaccctcaaccaccatctccttccaagTTCCACCTTGCTACCAAGTTCCTTCTGGTAAGTTTCATTTCTCTCCCCCTTCATATCCTGCTTTACTTATCATTGTAGTTACATTTCATTGTTGTTTGTTGGAAGTTCGTTTTGCACCACCATTGTTTGCTTGTATTCTGATGCTGTCGAGCTTGATACGGATTGTCTGTATCCGAACGAGTTCGGATTGTCTATATCCGAATCTCTTCGGATTGTCTATATCCGAATCTGTTCGGAATCACAATGTCCGAAATAGTTAACCAGTTGCAGTTTGTTACATGCAGGCTGAATGACTGAACCGTACCTATATGAAGAAGATTTACTGGTTGATGTCGCATGCGATGCCGCATACGGTTCTGGGAATGTTGAGCCTAGCAATATCATTCCGTGGGTGCCCCCTCGTATAAGCGTGGACGCCACacatttatttacaactgaCCAGGTATTCATTGAATAATTATTGTTGGAACATACTACtatgtatttggaaaatgatgtGATGATCATTGAATAATTAGTGATGGTTGGTAAGATGTTTTATTTCTAAAGCAATAATATATCATTGAACAGATATTTGATACTCGTGATGAGCTTGAACAATGGGCTAAGAATGTTGGAAAGGCGAATGGTTATGTGCTGGTGATCGCAAGGTCTGACTATGCTATAAGTGGAGGAAAGGTATTTGTTACTATTAAGTGTGCGAAGCATGGTATTTACAGGCCATACAAGGACCCGAATACATTCAAGTACAAAAAGACCGCATCACAAAAGACTGATTGTAAGTTTAATCTCAAAGGACGACCTACGAAGGGTGATAGAATGTGGTGGCTGAAAGTGATGGATGGtaaacacaaccatgaaccagctaaatCACTAGTTGGCCACCCCTACGTTGGTCGACTAACAGAGGAAGAGAAGGGGCTTGTGGGCACCATGACTAGTACTTGGACTCCACCGAGACAAATACTAGCGgcattgaaggaaaacaatccaaGTAACTTGACTACAATCACTCAAGTTTACAGTTGCAACAAAAGGTTTAAAAAAAAGGAGAGGGGaccattgacagaaatgcaacatttgatgaagaagttgGTAGAAGCCAAGTATGTTCACTTTGAAAGGCAACAAGCTGATTCAAGTGAGATTAGGGATCTTTTTTGGGCTCATCCTGATGCGGTCAGactcttcaacacattccctcaTGTGGTCATCATGGATTGCACGTACAAGACAAACAGATATCAGATCCCCTTGCTTGAAATGGTTGGTCTCACTTCTACGGGGTTGACTTTCTCCATGGCATTTTGCTACATAGTTAGGGAGCACACAATTGACTATGTTTGGGCCTTGGAGTGCATGAAGTCTCTTTTTGCCGATGATGCCAGATTACCTCAAGTGATTGTGACTGACAGAGATTTGGCTTTACTGAGTGCTGTTAAGCAATGTCTTCCCAATTGTACCAATTTATTATGCCGGttccacataaacaagaatgtggaggcaa from Lotus japonicus ecotype B-129 chromosome 2, LjGifu_v1.2 includes:
- the LOC130739729 gene encoding cytochrome P450 78A5-like, translated to MSQEFHLLHFHYLLQPPFLSFQTALCLFITILAFLYWLAPGGLAWALSKSSARTLIPGPSGLLSLFSGPTPHRVLAKLARSYRAESLMAFSVGLTRFVISSEPETAKEILGSTGFADRPVKESAYELLFHRAMGFAPYGEYWRNLRRISATHLFCPRRLSSFGSFRSEVGLKMVERLAGLMAETGRVEVKNVLHFGSLNNVMMTVFGKRYEFFDGEGVELEEMVSEGYELLGVFNWSDHFPVLVWLDLQGVRRRCRVLVSKVNAFVGKIIEEHRVKRVSGEYEKGSGVGDFVDVLLDLENKDKLSDSDMVAVLWEMIFRGTDTVAITLEWILARMVLHPEIQAKAQEEIEAVVGNSRLVSDDDIPNLRYLQCIVKEALRVHPPGPLLSWARLAVHDVHVGDKLVPAGTTAMVNMWAITHDEKVWAEPEEFKPERFMEEDVSIMGSDLRLAPFGAGRRVCPGKAMGLASIHLWLAQLLQSFKWVPCDDSPVDLTEYLKLSMEMKTPLVCRVIPRVDA